The Paracoccus liaowanqingii genome window below encodes:
- a CDS encoding cell wall hydrolase — translation MEISPDAPIEQLHLASTRASYSGADLECMAEALYHEARGEGRQGQAAVAEVILNRVDSGAFPGTVCGVINQPSQFSYTIGGAKPIRNKGAYLRARDIAQAALSGAPRALTGGATYFHTPAVRPAWSHRFQRTVQIGRHIFYRGNQRVASN, via the coding sequence GTGGAAATTTCGCCCGACGCGCCGATCGAGCAACTTCATCTGGCCAGCACCCGCGCCAGCTATTCGGGCGCCGATCTGGAATGCATGGCCGAGGCCCTGTATCACGAGGCGCGCGGCGAGGGACGCCAGGGCCAGGCCGCCGTGGCCGAGGTCATCCTGAACCGTGTCGACAGCGGCGCTTTCCCGGGCACCGTCTGCGGCGTGATCAACCAGCCCAGCCAGTTCAGCTACACGATCGGTGGCGCCAAGCCGATCCGCAACAAGGGCGCCTACCTGCGCGCCCGCGACATCGCTCAGGCCGCGCTGTCGGGCGCGCCCCGTGCCCTGACCGGCGGCGCCACCTATTTCCACACGCCCGCCGTGCGCCCCGCCTGGTCGCACCGCTTCCAGCGCACCGTCCAGATCGGCCGCCACATCTTCTATCGCGGCAACCAGCGCGTCGCCTCGAACTGA
- a CDS encoding peptidylprolyl isomerase, protein MAEIKDPENTIVITLKDGPVVIELLTDVAPKHAARMKDLARAGAYDNVAFHRVIEGFMAQTGDVANANMEKDYNPGRAGTGGSDMPDLPAEFSKLPHDRGTLGAARSQNPNSANSQFFINFGDNHFLNGQYTVYGRVIEGMEHVDKIARGEPPVNPDRMISVKVAADA, encoded by the coding sequence ATGGCCGAGATCAAGGACCCGGAAAACACCATCGTCATCACGCTGAAGGACGGCCCCGTCGTCATCGAGCTGCTGACCGATGTCGCTCCCAAGCATGCCGCGCGCATGAAGGACCTGGCCCGCGCCGGGGCCTATGACAACGTGGCCTTCCACCGCGTGATCGAGGGCTTCATGGCCCAGACCGGCGACGTGGCGAATGCCAACATGGAAAAGGACTACAACCCGGGCCGCGCCGGCACGGGCGGGTCGGACATGCCGGACCTGCCGGCCGAGTTCTCCAAGCTGCCGCATGACCGCGGCACCCTGGGCGCGGCGCGCTCGCAGAACCCCAACAGCGCCAACAGCCAGTTCTTCATCAACTTCGGGGACAACCATTTCCTGAACGGTCAGTACACGGTCTATGGCCGCGTGATCGAGGGGATGGAGCATGTGGACAAGATCGCCCGCGGCGAGCCGCCGGTGAATCCCGACCGCATGATCAGCGTCAAGGTGGCCGCCGATGCGTAA
- a CDS encoding putative PEP-binding protein: MSIAPPPTAIRITPSAPVVRDLHGWRAKCLQRLIRMELPVPSSFAIGCDNVRMIAQGRRPPPAELSPIFDGSGLVSVRPSAVMPEWGGPGTVLNVGINDALHDKLAGRIGRANADAVYLSFVQSYAIHIARLDPDMFTQDGPDALAGALRCYRDEMDQPFPQDPAEQLSEVLRSMARAWDGPTARLLRQAKGAPPDAPLGLVVQEMALALGPGICGSGTIQFIDPVTGAPRVTGRFRGQRHGPTIGTGAETLYLTRDSRGPSLEETAPEIFADLVRFGIAARERLREEMQIEFVVTGGQISVIDADRVARGSRASVRIAVSLARDGIIPPNEALMRVEPRALADLLHHQVDPRAPRDVIARGIDASPGAATGRIVFSAAAAQSAHARGEPCILVRRETIPEDIRGMHASVGVLTERGGTTSHAAVIARGLGLPCIVGASAISIDARARTLRAGTRMLREGDEITIDGSSGEVLAGAAVLLPPALDDAFTQLMDWAADAGGLGVRANADTPEDAITARRFQAQGIGLCRTEHMFFDGERLPAMREMIFADSPEDRRLSLDRILPMQRQDFTRLFEIMAGLPVTIRLFDPPLHEFLPHDREGLRELAESLDLPLSDVTRRVEALTEFNPMLGMRGVRLGITVPEIYDMQARAIFEATVEASRKGDPVVPEIMIPLVSAMREVELVKTRIDAVAAAVRNQTRTDFTYRLGVMVETPRAALRAGDIAGQCTFLSFGTNDLTQMTYGLSRDDAGRFMGTYVGQGVYAEDPFHVLDQDGVGELLLIGVQRARAHKPGITLSVCGEHGGNPESIAFCHKAGLDYVSCSPFRVPVARLAAAQSAIRMDQGRVDP, from the coding sequence ATGAGCATCGCGCCGCCCCCCACCGCCATCCGCATCACACCCTCGGCCCCGGTCGTGCGCGATCTGCACGGCTGGCGGGCAAAGTGCCTGCAACGGCTGATCCGGATGGAGCTGCCGGTGCCCAGCAGCTTTGCCATCGGCTGCGACAACGTGCGGATGATCGCGCAGGGACGGCGCCCCCCGCCTGCGGAACTGTCGCCGATCTTCGACGGCAGCGGGCTGGTCAGCGTGCGCCCCTCGGCGGTGATGCCCGAATGGGGCGGGCCGGGGACGGTGCTGAACGTCGGCATCAACGATGCGCTGCACGACAAGCTGGCGGGCCGGATCGGCCGGGCAAATGCCGATGCGGTCTATCTGTCCTTCGTCCAGAGCTATGCGATCCACATCGCGCGGCTGGACCCCGACATGTTCACCCAGGACGGCCCCGACGCGCTGGCGGGCGCGCTGCGCTGCTATCGCGACGAGATGGACCAGCCTTTCCCCCAGGATCCCGCCGAGCAGCTCTCCGAGGTGCTGCGCAGCATGGCGCGGGCCTGGGACGGCCCGACCGCCCGGCTGCTGCGCCAGGCCAAGGGCGCCCCGCCCGACGCGCCCCTGGGGCTGGTCGTGCAGGAGATGGCCCTGGCCCTGGGGCCGGGCATCTGCGGCTCGGGCACGATCCAGTTCATCGATCCGGTCACCGGCGCGCCGCGCGTCACGGGGCGGTTCCGCGGCCAGCGCCACGGCCCCACCATCGGCACCGGGGCCGAGACGCTGTACCTGACCCGCGACAGCCGCGGCCCTTCGCTCGAGGAGACCGCGCCCGAAATCTTTGCCGATCTGGTCCGCTTCGGGATCGCCGCCCGCGAGCGCCTGCGCGAGGAGATGCAGATCGAGTTCGTCGTGACCGGCGGACAGATCAGCGTCATCGACGCCGACCGCGTCGCGCGCGGCAGCCGCGCCAGCGTGCGCATCGCGGTCAGCTTGGCGCGCGACGGCATCATCCCCCCGAACGAGGCGCTGATGCGGGTCGAGCCCCGCGCCCTGGCCGACCTGCTGCACCATCAGGTCGATCCGCGCGCGCCCCGCGACGTGATCGCGCGCGGCATCGATGCCAGCCCCGGCGCCGCGACCGGCCGCATCGTCTTTTCCGCCGCCGCCGCGCAATCCGCCCATGCCCGCGGCGAGCCCTGCATCCTGGTCCGGCGCGAGACCATCCCCGAGGACATCCGCGGCATGCATGCCTCGGTCGGCGTGCTGACGGAACGGGGCGGCACCACCAGCCATGCCGCCGTCATCGCGCGGGGCCTGGGCCTGCCCTGCATCGTGGGGGCCAGCGCGATCAGCATCGACGCCCGTGCCCGCACCCTGCGCGCGGGCACGCGGATGCTGCGCGAGGGCGACGAGATCACCATCGACGGCTCCTCAGGCGAGGTGCTGGCGGGGGCCGCCGTGCTGCTGCCCCCGGCGCTGGACGACGCCTTCACCCAGCTGATGGACTGGGCGGCGGATGCGGGGGGCCTGGGCGTGCGCGCCAATGCCGACACGCCCGAGGACGCGATCACCGCGCGCCGCTTCCAGGCGCAGGGGATCGGGCTCTGCCGGACCGAGCACATGTTCTTCGACGGCGAACGCCTGCCCGCCATGCGCGAGATGATCTTCGCCGACAGCCCCGAGGACCGGCGCCTGTCGCTGGACCGCATCCTGCCCATGCAGCGCCAGGATTTCACCCGCCTGTTCGAGATCATGGCCGGCCTGCCCGTCACCATCCGCCTCTTCGATCCGCCGCTGCACGAATTCCTGCCGCACGACCGCGAGGGGCTGCGCGAGCTGGCCGAATCGCTGGACCTGCCCCTGTCCGACGTCACCCGCCGCGTCGAGGCGCTGACCGAGTTCAATCCGATGCTGGGCATGCGCGGCGTCCGCTTGGGGATCACCGTCCCCGAGATCTATGACATGCAGGCCCGCGCCATCTTCGAGGCCACGGTCGAGGCCAGCCGCAAGGGCGATCCCGTCGTCCCCGAGATCATGATCCCGCTGGTCAGCGCCATGCGCGAGGTCGAGCTGGTCAAGACCCGCATCGATGCCGTCGCGGCGGCTGTCCGCAACCAGACGCGCACCGATTTCACCTATCGCTTGGGCGTCATGGTCGAGACGCCGCGCGCCGCGCTGCGGGCGGGCGACATCGCCGGGCAATGCACCTTCCTGTCCTTCGGCACGAACGACCTGACGCAGATGACCTACGGCCTGTCGCGCGACGACGCGGGCCGCTTCATGGGCACCTATGTCGGACAGGGCGTCTATGCCGAGGATCCGTTCCACGTCCTGGATCAGGACGGGGTGGGCGAGTTGTTGCTGATCGGCGTCCAGCGCGCCCGCGCCCACAAGCCCGGCATCACGCTGAGCGTCTGCGGCGAGCATGGCGGCAACCCGGAATCCATCGCCTTCTGCCACAAGGCGGGGCTGGATTACGTGTCCTGCTCGCCCTTCCGGGTGCCGGTGGCGCGGCTGGCGGCGGCCCAATCGGCGATTCGCATGGATCAGGGTCGCGTCGATCCCTGA
- a CDS encoding class I fructose-bisphosphate aldolase → MQMTDTVRRILAKYEGETPGVKAQLARMLMTGKLAGTGKMIILPVDQGFEHGPARTFAANPAGYDPHYHYQLAIDAGLNAFAAPLGMIEAGADTFAGQIPTILKVNSANSLMSDTAGKNQAITASVDDALRLGCAAVGFTIYPGSDMALDMFEEIVEMRKEAAAKGVATVIWSYPRGEAITKDGETAIDVAAYAAQIAALIGAHIIKIKLSTDHLMLPEAKKVYEEKGIDISTQAKRVAHCMQASFGGRRIVVFSGGASKGADAVFDDARAIREGGGNGSIIGRNSFQRSREDALEMLGKLVEIYKAP, encoded by the coding sequence ATGCAGATGACCGACACGGTGCGCCGCATCCTGGCCAAGTACGAGGGCGAGACGCCCGGCGTGAAGGCGCAGCTGGCGCGGATGCTGATGACCGGCAAGCTGGCCGGCACCGGCAAGATGATCATCCTGCCCGTCGACCAGGGCTTCGAGCACGGCCCGGCGCGCACCTTCGCCGCCAACCCGGCCGGATACGACCCGCATTACCATTACCAGCTGGCGATCGATGCCGGGCTGAACGCCTTCGCCGCCCCCCTGGGCATGATCGAGGCGGGCGCGGACACCTTCGCGGGCCAGATCCCGACGATCCTCAAGGTGAACAGCGCCAACAGCCTGATGTCGGACACGGCGGGCAAGAACCAGGCGATCACGGCATCCGTGGACGACGCGCTGCGGCTTGGCTGCGCGGCGGTGGGCTTCACCATCTATCCGGGCAGCGACATGGCCCTGGACATGTTCGAAGAGATCGTCGAGATGCGCAAGGAGGCCGCCGCCAAGGGCGTGGCGACCGTCATCTGGTCCTATCCGCGCGGCGAGGCGATCACCAAGGACGGCGAGACGGCGATCGACGTGGCCGCCTATGCCGCCCAGATCGCGGCGCTGATCGGCGCGCATATCATCAAGATCAAGCTGTCCACCGACCACCTGATGCTGCCCGAGGCCAAGAAGGTCTACGAGGAGAAGGGCATCGACATCTCGACCCAGGCCAAGCGCGTGGCGCATTGCATGCAGGCCAGCTTCGGCGGGCGCCGGATCGTCGTCTTCTCGGGCGGGGCGTCCAAGGGCGCGGATGCGGTCTTCGACGATGCGCGCGCGATCCGCGAGGGCGGCGGCAACGGCTCGATCATCGGCCGCAACAGCTTCCAGCGCTCGCGCGAGGATGCGCTGGAGATGCTGGGCAAGCTGGTCGAGATCTACAAGGCACCCTGA
- a CDS encoding glycosyl transferase: MSDGRDGNLKQIICIKWGAKFGPDYVNRLHAMIARNITPPFRLFCFTDDGTGLHPDVAVRPLPDFAYEAPVNTRGKWPKSRLWGDLGDVTGVVLFLDLDVIVTGDLDPFFTFGDPDDTVLGRNPNTPLEKMGQTSVYRMRVGKLAPLQQIFAADPQGVADQYRYEQRFVTRNAPGGVKFWPRGWLAHFRFHCVPVFPLNYLREPRIPRGTRIVMFPGSLNPPDAIAGRWDEADPVRPPLAHLRALFTGDRREAPLKHLRHYVRPTSWVARLWHD; this comes from the coding sequence ATGAGCGACGGACGCGACGGCAATCTCAAGCAGATCATCTGCATCAAGTGGGGCGCCAAGTTCGGGCCCGACTATGTCAACCGGCTGCACGCGATGATCGCGCGCAACATTACCCCGCCCTTCCGGCTGTTCTGCTTCACCGATGACGGGACCGGGCTGCATCCCGACGTGGCGGTGCGGCCCCTGCCCGACTTCGCCTATGAGGCGCCGGTCAACACGCGGGGCAAATGGCCCAAGTCGCGGCTGTGGGGCGATCTGGGCGACGTGACGGGGGTGGTTCTGTTCCTGGATCTAGACGTGATCGTCACCGGCGATCTGGACCCGTTCTTCACCTTCGGCGATCCCGACGACACGGTGCTGGGCCGCAACCCGAACACGCCGCTGGAGAAGATGGGCCAGACCTCGGTCTACCGGATGCGGGTGGGCAAGCTGGCGCCCCTGCAGCAGATCTTCGCCGCCGATCCGCAGGGCGTAGCCGACCAGTACCGCTACGAGCAGCGCTTCGTGACGCGCAACGCGCCGGGCGGGGTCAAGTTCTGGCCGCGCGGCTGGCTGGCGCATTTCCGGTTCCACTGCGTGCCGGTCTTTCCGCTGAACTACCTGCGCGAACCCCGCATTCCGCGCGGCACCCGCATCGTCATGTTCCCGGGCAGCCTGAACCCGCCCGACGCCATCGCGGGCCGGTGGGACGAGGCCGACCCGGTCCGCCCGCCCCTGGCGCATCTGCGCGCGCTGTTCACCGGCGACCGTCGCGAGGCGCCGCTGAAGCATCTGCGGCACTATGTGCGCCCGACCTCGTGGGTGGCGCGGCTCTGGCACGACTAG
- a CDS encoding peptidylprolyl isomerase: MRNLALIPAVLMLGTGAAFAQGTNPQVEDTDGPNMVIEVADAEGTSKGTIVLDLREDLAPNHVARLVELAESGAYDGVVFHRVIDGFMAQTGDVEHGRQDGDTAMAGMGGSDLPDLEAEFSDASFDRGTVGMARAMDPNSANSQFFIDLAPAQFLDGEYTVVGQLIEGWEVLDSIKKGDAATNGSVTDPDVMQSVTIVTGDEPAEAEADATEG, translated from the coding sequence ATGCGTAATCTGGCCCTCATCCCCGCCGTCCTGATGCTGGGCACCGGCGCGGCCTTCGCGCAGGGCACCAACCCGCAGGTCGAGGACACCGACGGCCCGAACATGGTCATCGAGGTCGCCGATGCCGAGGGCACGTCCAAGGGCACCATCGTGCTGGACCTGCGCGAGGACCTGGCCCCCAACCACGTGGCCCGGCTGGTCGAACTGGCCGAATCCGGCGCCTATGACGGGGTCGTCTTCCACCGCGTGATCGACGGCTTCATGGCCCAGACCGGCGACGTGGAGCACGGCCGCCAGGACGGCGACACCGCGATGGCCGGCATGGGCGGGTCCGACCTGCCCGATCTGGAGGCCGAGTTCAGCGACGCCTCGTTCGATCGCGGCACCGTCGGCATGGCCCGCGCGATGGACCCCAACAGCGCCAACAGCCAGTTCTTCATCGACCTGGCCCCCGCACAGTTCCTGGACGGCGAATACACCGTCGTGGGCCAGCTGATCGAGGGCTGGGAGGTGCTGGACAGCATCAAGAAGGGCGACGCCGCGACGAACGGTTCGGTCACCGATCCCGACGTCATGCAGAGCGTGACGATCGTGACGGGCGACGAGCCCGCCGAGGCCGAGGCCGACGCCACCGAGGGCTGA
- a CDS encoding phosphoglycerate kinase, protein MARFHTIDDMDLDGKVVLTRVDVNVPVENGQVTDTTRIDKIVPTVKDIQAKGGIPVLLAHFDRPKGQRVDSMSLRQILPALEAALGQPVVFSDDCIGGPAKRVVAALQPGQVALMENTRFHAGEESNDATFTASLAALGGAYVNDAFSAAHRAHASTEGLARLLNAGAGRLMEAELKALDAALGDPQRPVMAVVGGAKVSSKLDLLMNLIEKVDHLVIGGGMANTFLVAQGVEVGKSLAERDMADTARAIMDKAQATGCRIHLPVDIVVAREFKAGAASETLPVGDCPADAMILDAGPATVEALRQAMTACKTLIWNGPLGAFEIEPFDAATNAAARAAAELTAQGALVSVAGGGDTVSALNKAGAAEGFTFISTAGGAFLEWMEGKTLPGVAALQAAKR, encoded by the coding sequence ATGGCCAGGTTCCACACCATCGACGACATGGATCTTGACGGAAAGGTGGTGCTGACCCGCGTGGACGTGAACGTTCCGGTCGAGAACGGGCAGGTCACCGACACGACCCGGATCGACAAGATCGTGCCGACGGTGAAGGACATCCAGGCCAAGGGCGGCATCCCCGTGCTGCTGGCCCATTTCGACCGCCCCAAGGGCCAGCGCGTGGACAGCATGAGCCTGCGCCAGATCCTGCCCGCGCTGGAGGCGGCCCTGGGCCAGCCGGTGGTCTTTTCCGACGATTGCATCGGCGGACCGGCCAAGCGCGTCGTGGCGGCGCTGCAGCCCGGCCAGGTCGCGCTGATGGAGAACACCCGCTTTCACGCGGGCGAGGAAAGCAACGACGCGACCTTCACCGCATCCTTGGCGGCGCTTGGCGGGGCCTATGTGAACGACGCATTTTCCGCGGCGCACCGGGCGCATGCCTCGACCGAGGGGCTGGCGCGGCTTCTGAACGCGGGCGCCGGGCGTCTGATGGAGGCCGAGCTGAAGGCGCTGGACGCCGCGCTTGGCGATCCGCAGCGCCCGGTGATGGCGGTCGTCGGCGGTGCCAAGGTGTCCAGCAAGCTGGACCTGCTGATGAACCTGATCGAGAAGGTGGACCACCTGGTGATCGGCGGCGGCATGGCCAACACCTTCCTGGTGGCGCAGGGCGTCGAGGTCGGCAAGTCGCTGGCCGAGCGCGACATGGCCGACACGGCCCGCGCGATCATGGACAAGGCGCAGGCGACCGGCTGCCGGATCCACCTGCCGGTCGACATCGTGGTGGCGCGCGAGTTCAAGGCGGGCGCCGCATCCGAGACTCTGCCGGTGGGCGACTGCCCGGCGGATGCGATGATCCTGGATGCGGGCCCCGCCACGGTCGAGGCGCTGCGCCAGGCGATGACCGCCTGCAAGACGCTGATCTGGAACGGCCCGCTTGGCGCCTTCGAGATCGAGCCCTTCGACGCCGCCACCAATGCCGCCGCGCGCGCCGCGGCCGAGCTGACAGCGCAGGGCGCGCTGGTCTCGGTCGCGGGCGGGGGCGACACGGTCTCGGCGCTGAACAAGGCGGGCGCGGCCGAGGGGTTCACCTTCATCTCGACCGCGGGCGGCGCCTTCCTGGAATGGATGGAGGGCAAGACCCTGCCCGGCGTCGCCGCGCTGCAGGCCGCCAAGCGCTGA
- a CDS encoding dihydroneopterin aldolase, with amino-acid sequence MEHPDRIFLRDHVLSAEIGAFQSERGHDQRLRFNLSVELRDTVAGSDDHVDLILSYDVLTQAVATALADQRYNLVETLAERIAAEVLAHPRAACIHVTVEKLDLVPGALGVSITRHQGRVPASGAAARVAILVHGPGAPAPQGAVVVLPGDAPARSDGPHARRIALLALDQAAWALAGELNLEVAETRTELDAASQAGRPVVWAPARLAADAPAAGETPDSLALWLARRIGAHRVDFMRPEAVPLPPLPEGLTLTLARLPAR; translated from the coding sequence ATGGAACATCCCGACCGCATCTTTCTGCGCGATCACGTCCTTTCGGCCGAGATCGGCGCCTTCCAGTCCGAACGCGGTCATGACCAGCGCCTGCGCTTCAACCTGAGCGTCGAGCTACGCGACACGGTGGCGGGCAGCGACGATCATGTGGACCTGATTCTGTCCTATGACGTGCTGACCCAGGCCGTGGCGACCGCCCTGGCCGACCAGCGCTACAACCTGGTCGAGACCCTGGCCGAGCGCATCGCCGCCGAGGTCCTGGCCCATCCCCGTGCCGCCTGCATCCACGTCACCGTCGAGAAGCTGGACCTCGTCCCCGGCGCGCTTGGCGTGTCGATCACCCGCCACCAGGGCCGCGTGCCCGCCTCGGGCGCGGCGGCCCGCGTGGCGATCCTGGTCCACGGCCCCGGCGCACCCGCCCCGCAGGGAGCGGTCGTGGTGCTGCCGGGCGATGCCCCCGCGCGCTCGGACGGTCCCCATGCCCGGCGCATCGCGCTGCTGGCGCTGGATCAGGCGGCCTGGGCGCTGGCCGGAGAGCTAAACCTGGAGGTCGCCGAGACGCGGACCGAACTGGACGCCGCCAGTCAGGCCGGTCGGCCGGTGGTCTGGGCGCCCGCGCGCCTGGCCGCCGACGCCCCTGCAGCGGGCGAGACCCCCGACAGCCTGGCGCTGTGGCTGGCCCGTCGGATCGGCGCGCATCGCGTGGACTTCATGCGGCCCGAGGCGGTCCCCCTGCCCCCGCTGCCCGAGGGTCTGACGCTGACCCTGGCCCGCCTGCCCGCACGCTGA
- a CDS encoding homoserine dehydrogenase — MSSPLRLGIAGLGTVGIGVVKIIQRHADLLAMRSGRAVTITAVSARDRMKNRDADLSSYRWEDDPMAVATAPDVDVFIELIGGDAGIARDSIETALRSGKDVVTANKALLALHGQPLAELAEGLGRVIRFEAAVAGGIPVIKSMTESLAGNRITRVMGVMNGTCNYILTRMESAGLPYEAVFEEARQLGYLEADPTLDVGGIDAGHKLAILSSIAFGTQVSFDAVEIEGIERVSIDDIHRARDMGYRIKLLGVAQMTPRGLEQRMAPCLVPADSPLGQLVGGTNMVVIEGDSVGQIVLRGAGAGEGPTASAVMSDIVEIARGVRLPVFGQPANGLVAAQPARTAVPAAYYMRLELQDKPGALAKVATVLGDAGISIDRMRQYGQHSPASVPVLVVTHKTMPEAIDYAIEGLPRTGVLVSDPVELRIEEV; from the coding sequence ATGTCGTCCCCCCTCCGCCTCGGCATTGCCGGGCTAGGCACCGTCGGGATCGGTGTCGTCAAGATCATCCAGCGTCATGCCGACCTTCTGGCGATGCGCTCGGGCCGCGCGGTGACGATCACCGCCGTCAGCGCCCGCGACCGGATGAAGAACCGCGACGCCGACCTGTCCTCGTACCGGTGGGAGGACGATCCGATGGCCGTCGCCACCGCCCCCGACGTGGATGTCTTCATCGAGCTGATCGGCGGCGACGCGGGCATCGCGCGCGACAGCATCGAGACCGCGCTGCGGTCCGGCAAGGACGTGGTGACCGCCAACAAGGCGCTGCTGGCGCTGCACGGGCAGCCGCTGGCGGAACTGGCCGAAGGCCTGGGCCGGGTGATCCGCTTCGAGGCGGCGGTGGCGGGCGGCATCCCGGTCATCAAGTCGATGACGGAGTCGCTGGCGGGCAACCGCATCACCCGCGTCATGGGCGTGATGAACGGCACCTGCAACTACATCCTGACGCGCATGGAAAGCGCGGGCCTGCCCTACGAGGCGGTCTTCGAGGAGGCGCGCCAGCTGGGATACCTGGAGGCCGATCCGACGCTGGACGTGGGCGGGATCGACGCGGGCCACAAGCTGGCGATCCTGTCCTCGATCGCCTTCGGCACGCAGGTCAGCTTCGACGCGGTCGAGATCGAGGGGATCGAGCGGGTCAGCATCGACGACATCCACCGCGCCCGCGACATGGGCTATCGCATCAAGCTTCTGGGCGTGGCGCAGATGACCCCGCGCGGGCTGGAACAGCGCATGGCGCCCTGCCTCGTGCCCGCCGACAGCCCCCTGGGGCAGCTGGTCGGCGGCACCAACATGGTGGTGATCGAGGGCGACAGCGTCGGCCAGATCGTCCTGCGCGGCGCCGGCGCGGGCGAGGGGCCGACCGCCAGCGCGGTGATGTCCGACATCGTCGAGATCGCCCGCGGCGTGCGCCTGCCGGTCTTCGGCCAGCCCGCGAACGGGCTGGTCGCGGCCCAGCCCGCCCGCACCGCCGTGCCCGCCGCCTATTACATGCGGCTGGAACTGCAGGACAAGCCGGGCGCGCTGGCCAAGGTCGCCACCGTGCTGGGCGATGCGGGCATCTCGATCGACCGGATGCGCCAGTACGGGCAGCACAGCCCGGCCAGCGTCCCGGTCCTGGTCGTCACCCACAAGACCATGCCCGAGGCGATCGACTATGCCATCGAGGGCCTGCCCCGCACCGGCGTCCTGGTCAGCGACCCGGTCGAGCTGCGCATCGAAGAGGTGTGA